In Methanocaldococcus lauensis, a single genomic region encodes these proteins:
- the tfrB gene encoding fumarate reductase (CoM/CoB) subunit TfrB, with translation MVKIKIKRCDGKKSYYESYEVPEGLTVLEALEYINNNYGANILFRASCRNGQCGSCAMTINGEPKLACETKVKDNMVIEPLKGFKVIIDLIVDRESYYKKLLNIKNYLIRKEYPKDLEIIPQKYVEENKNLRGCIDCLSCLSICPSREVSDYPGPTFMRQLARFAFDRRDEDNREITAYFENIYNCTTCAKCVEVCPKEIDIVHNAIEKLRALSFSKGYLIKNHLKVRENVLKYNRSVVEENTPLLKQVNNIYEAENEKLRVAFFTGCLVDFRLQDVGKNAIKVLNAHGVSVYIPKEQVCCGSPFFRTGQRDVAEKLKKKNLEIFNKLDVDYIVTICAGCGSTLKNDYKEREFEVKDITEVLTEVGLLKYKPLKIRVTYHDPCHLKRGQGIYEQPRKIIKSIPEIEFIDIEARCCGAGGGVRSGKPDIAYLIGKRRAKMIYDTNADAVITVCPFCEYHLKDSLKKYKEENNLKKDIEVMNIVSLLSKVI, from the coding sequence ATGGTAAAAATAAAGATTAAAAGATGTGATGGAAAAAAAAGTTATTATGAAAGTTATGAAGTTCCAGAAGGTTTAACAGTGTTGGAGGCATTGGAATACATAAATAACAACTATGGAGCGAATATTTTGTTTAGGGCTTCTTGTAGAAATGGACAGTGTGGTTCTTGTGCAATGACTATAAATGGAGAGCCAAAATTGGCGTGTGAGACAAAAGTAAAGGATAATATGGTTATTGAACCACTAAAAGGATTTAAAGTTATTATAGATTTAATTGTCGATAGGGAATCATACTACAAAAAATTATTAAATATAAAAAATTATTTGATAAGAAAAGAGTATCCAAAAGATTTAGAGATAATTCCTCAAAAGTATGTTGAAGAAAATAAAAATTTAAGGGGATGTATAGACTGTTTATCTTGCCTATCTATATGTCCATCAAGAGAAGTAAGTGACTATCCTGGACCAACATTTATGAGACAGCTTGCAAGGTTTGCCTTCGATAGGAGAGATGAAGATAATAGAGAAATAACTGCATATTTTGAAAATATTTACAATTGCACAACCTGTGCCAAGTGTGTTGAGGTTTGTCCAAAAGAGATTGACATAGTTCATAATGCAATAGAAAAATTGAGGGCGTTATCATTTAGTAAAGGTTATTTAATAAAGAATCACTTAAAAGTTAGAGAGAATGTTTTAAAATACAATAGGAGTGTTGTTGAGGAAAATACACCACTATTAAAGCAAGTAAATAACATTTATGAAGCAGAAAATGAAAAGTTAAGAGTAGCGTTTTTTACCGGCTGTTTGGTAGATTTCAGATTACAAGATGTTGGTAAAAATGCTATAAAGGTTTTAAATGCTCATGGTGTTTCTGTATATATACCAAAAGAGCAAGTTTGCTGTGGTTCTCCATTTTTTAGAACTGGACAGAGAGATGTCGCTGAAAAGTTAAAAAAGAAAAATTTGGAGATATTTAATAAATTAGATGTTGATTATATAGTTACTATATGTGCTGGCTGTGGTTCAACATTAAAAAATGATTATAAAGAGAGAGAGTTTGAAGTTAAGGATATTACAGAGGTTTTAACTGAGGTTGGCTTATTAAAATACAAACCACTGAAAATTAGAGTAACCTATCACGATCCATGCCATTTAAAGAGGGGACAAGGAATATATGAGCAACCAAGAAAAATAATTAAGAGTATTCCAGAAATTGAATTCATAGATATAGAGGCGAGATGTTGTGGAGCTGGAGGAGGCGTGAGAAGTGGAAAGCCAGATATTGCATACTTAATTGGTAAAAGAAGGGCTAAGATGATTTATGATACTAATGCAGATGCAGTAATTACAGTTTGCCCATTTTGTGAGTATCACTTAAAAGATTCCTTAAAAAAATACAAAGAAGAAAATAACTTAAAAAAAGACATAGAAGTTATGAATATTGTTTCATTACTAAGTAAAGTGATTTAA
- a CDS encoding calcium/sodium antiporter yields the protein MLILGIFYFLLGLILLYYGSDWFVLGSERLAKYINVSNFVIGATVVAMGTSLPEILTSVYASYTHISGIAIGNAIGSCICNIGVVLGLSAIVMPLSINNNLRSNILFYLLYVILTAILGVNGFSWIDGAILLVIFLIYLRWTIKNGYIDNIEIEKIEKDIEKHNISLAFSLVLSIVGLIGVLVGAKLFVDGAKNIAIALNISDKIIGFTLVAFGTSVPELMVSLAAAKRNLGGIILGNVIGSNMADIGGALAISCLFTNLPSANIQMVILIVMSFLIYLFARFGKINRLHGLILLIIYIISIATLRMG from the coding sequence ATGCTAATATTAGGAATATTTTATTTTTTATTAGGGCTTATACTGTTATATTATGGAAGTGATTGGTTTGTATTAGGTAGTGAGAGATTAGCAAAATATATTAATGTATCTAATTTTGTTATTGGTGCTACGGTAGTGGCTATGGGGACATCTCTACCAGAAATATTAACTTCTGTGTATGCATCTTATACTCATATTTCTGGAATAGCGATTGGAAACGCTATCGGTTCATGCATTTGTAATATTGGAGTAGTTTTAGGACTTAGTGCTATTGTAATGCCATTAAGTATTAACAATAATTTAAGAAGTAATATACTCTTTTATCTTTTGTATGTTATTCTTACGGCAATCCTTGGAGTTAATGGATTTTCTTGGATTGATGGAGCTATATTATTGGTAATTTTTTTAATATATTTAAGATGGACAATAAAAAATGGATATATTGATAACATAGAAATAGAGAAAATAGAGAAAGATATTGAAAAACATAATATTTCCTTAGCCTTTTCGTTAGTTTTATCAATTGTTGGATTAATTGGTGTTTTAGTAGGGGCAAAACTATTTGTTGATGGAGCAAAAAATATAGCTATTGCTTTAAATATCTCTGATAAAATTATTGGATTTACCTTAGTGGCTTTTGGAACCTCTGTTCCTGAGTTGATGGTTTCATTAGCGGCGGCAAAGAGAAATTTAGGTGGCATAATATTAGGAAATGTTATTGGTAGTAATATGGCAGACATTGGAGGGGCTTTGGCTATTAGTTGCTTATTTACCAATTTACCCTCAGCAAACATTCAAATGGTAATTTTAATAGTTATGAGTTTTTTAATATATCTATTTGCAAGATTTGGAAAGATTAATAGGTTGCATGGACTTATATTATTAATCATTTATATAATTTCAATAGCAACATTAAGGATGGGATAA
- a CDS encoding methanogenesis marker 7 protein, with product MYEIVRYEGGVYKNNIFKEWIEDIGGFILQEHIMQLDVYMTLAIPQNELENLKEEAKKYKGKIIETPLAGTEIAVVAPSLSRHHLPHIACDVSEYLRRFGAKPNMIGLARGVGKDIAQLREKEKRLIEEHDLAVYVMGNFEACIKDKTHLFDVDIPVVVTGGPEKVDIPYPYVGNLGRRSHRLRHGEEIRALRKMVEVITELINEKRKELSYDPPIVPPVVVKDEIEKQVDEIYSILSPMPIVTQLDGLRVKLDYDKFVDNIKEVKVKNYILKDIANIKRSEMKNYILIKIKPKSEVEFEMHIKNE from the coding sequence ATGTATGAAATAGTTAGATATGAAGGAGGAGTTTATAAAAACAACATTTTCAAAGAATGGATTGAAGATATTGGGGGTTTTATCTTACAGGAACATATTATGCAGTTAGATGTTTATATGACATTGGCTATTCCACAAAATGAATTAGAAAATCTTAAAGAAGAGGCTAAGAAATATAAAGGGAAGATAATAGAAACACCATTGGCTGGAACTGAAATAGCAGTTGTAGCCCCAAGTTTGTCAAGGCATCATCTCCCCCATATTGCCTGTGATGTTTCTGAATACCTAAGAAGATTTGGAGCTAAGCCAAATATGATTGGCTTAGCAAGAGGAGTAGGGAAAGATATTGCTCAATTAAGAGAAAAAGAGAAAAGATTAATAGAAGAGCATGATTTGGCTGTTTATGTAATGGGTAATTTTGAAGCGTGTATTAAAGATAAAACTCATTTATTTGATGTAGATATTCCAGTTGTAGTTACTGGAGGTCCTGAAAAGGTAGATATTCCTTATCCTTATGTTGGTAATTTAGGAAGGAGAAGTCATAGATTGAGACATGGAGAAGAAATTAGAGCCTTAAGAAAAATGGTTGAAGTGATAACTGAACTTATAAATGAAAAAAGAAAAGAATTGTCTTACGATCCTCCAATCGTTCCACCAGTAGTCGTTAAAGATGAAATTGAAAAGCAAGTTGATGAAATATATTCTATACTATCTCCTATGCCAATAGTTACACAGTTGGATGGTCTGAGAGTTAAGTTAGATTATGATAAATTTGTTGATAATATAAAAGAAGTTAAAGTTAAAAATTACATTTTGAAAGATATTGCAAACATTAAAAGAAGTGAAATGAAGAATTATATACTTATAAAGATAAAGCCAAAGTCAGAAGTAGAATTTGAAATGCACATTAAGAATGAATAA
- a CDS encoding U32 family peptidase yields the protein MVELLSPANDIICLKTAIDYGADAVYCGLKELNMRANAKNFTREELIEGVKYAHDNNKKVYLCTNTVVYEKDLKKVMEILDFANSAEVDAVIVSDIGTMQLAKEYGLRVHASVQCNITNSLTSKFYSKFAKRVILSRELTLNQIREIRKNLKKDNVDLELEGFVHGALCVAISGRCFLSAYLFNRHANCGDCLQPCRRRWKLINEHFDGTYEVVCEGKYLLSPKDLCMIEHIPELLEVFDSFKIEGRAKNADYVMRTTKIYREAIDSVFDGTYYEKLHYFKKELQKVYNRGYDTGFYFRDVNKNHDFQYNIEGNASKYRKIEIGRVVNFYKKVSVAEIELWDDLKIGDTILIVGKTTGCVEETVKSMQINHKDVKVAKKGDRVGVKLNHLVREGDRVYILKEISN from the coding sequence ATGGTAGAGTTATTATCTCCTGCAAATGATATAATATGTCTAAAAACAGCTATTGATTATGGAGCTGATGCTGTTTATTGTGGTTTGAAAGAGTTAAATATGAGGGCTAATGCAAAGAACTTTACAAGAGAGGAGTTAATTGAAGGAGTTAAATATGCTCATGATAATAATAAAAAGGTTTATCTCTGCACAAATACAGTTGTTTATGAGAAAGATTTAAAAAAAGTTATGGAAATTTTAGATTTTGCAAATTCTGCTGAGGTTGATGCAGTTATTGTTTCAGACATTGGAACTATGCAGTTGGCAAAAGAGTATGGTTTAAGAGTTCATGCAAGTGTTCAATGTAATATAACAAATTCTTTAACATCTAAATTTTACTCTAAATTTGCTAAGAGAGTTATATTATCAAGAGAATTAACTTTAAATCAAATAAGAGAGATTAGAAAAAATTTAAAAAAAGATAATGTAGATTTAGAGTTAGAAGGGTTTGTTCATGGGGCTTTATGTGTTGCTATAAGTGGTAGATGCTTTTTAAGTGCATATTTGTTTAATAGGCATGCAAACTGTGGCGACTGCTTACAGCCATGTAGGAGAAGGTGGAAGTTAATTAATGAGCATTTTGATGGAACCTATGAAGTAGTTTGTGAAGGAAAATATCTGTTATCTCCAAAAGATTTATGCATGATAGAGCATATTCCAGAATTATTGGAGGTTTTTGATTCATTTAAAATTGAAGGTAGAGCTAAAAATGCTGATTATGTTATGAGAACAACAAAAATTTATAGAGAAGCAATTGATAGCGTTTTTGATGGAACTTACTACGAAAAACTCCATTACTTCAAAAAAGAGCTACAAAAAGTATATAATAGAGGATATGATACTGGATTCTACTTTAGAGATGTTAATAAAAATCATGATTTCCAATACAATATAGAGGGTAATGCTTCAAAGTATAGAAAAATAGAAATAGGAAGAGTAGTTAATTTCTATAAAAAAGTTAGTGTGGCAGAGATTGAATTATGGGATGATTTAAAAATTGGAGACACTATATTGATAGTAGGAAAAACTACTGGATGCGTTGAAGAAACAGTAAAATCAATGCAAATAAACCATAAAGATGTTAAAGTAGCAAAAAAAGGAGATAGAGTTGGAGTTAAATTAAATCACTTAGTTAGGGAGGGAGATAGAGTTTATATATTAAAAGAAATTAGTAATTAA
- a CDS encoding DUF2209 family protein, with protein sequence MAIDISGRHHEDDKFFRVYAGVLVEIKADRIVHVEKIDIMVKEKESQKLRDIIKEVKELIEKIGKDFDYILCEKGEFFNISKDIISTILKKEVIHPKTQGEFEAINIAHHVSYSVRKILIEKQKICKNKNNK encoded by the coding sequence ATTTCTGGAAGACATCACGAAGATGATAAATTTTTTAGAGTCTATGCTGGAGTTTTAGTAGAAATTAAGGCAGATAGAATTGTCCATGTTGAAAAAATAGATATTATGGTTAAAGAGAAAGAATCTCAAAAGTTGAGAGATATTATTAAAGAGGTTAAAGAACTAATTGAAAAAATTGGGAAAGATTTTGACTATATCCTTTGTGAAAAAGGGGAATTCTTTAATATATCTAAAGATATAATATCAACTATTTTAAAAAAAGAAGTTATTCATCCAAAGACACAGGGAGAGTTTGAAGCTATAAATATTGCTCATCATGTATCATATTCAGTTAGAAAGATATTAATAGAAAAACAGAAAATATGTAAAAATAAAAACAATAAATAA
- a CDS encoding ATP-binding protein translates to MKISICGKGGCGKSTISSLIAKEFAKKGYNVLVIDGDESNISLHKFLGMNQPKDFIEYLGGRKIFMQKVKSKKNVDLFDEMTIDDLPKDYIVEKDNIKLLAMGKIHDFGEGCACPMGVLLRELLKSLKLKDNEIVIVDTEAGIEHFGRGVEGGCDIIIGIVDPTYESIRLAKKIEEIGEKLGKKVYFIVNKVDDETKDLVLENINKDKVIAIIPTNKDIVKLCLRGEELNIELPEINKVVEFLINQN, encoded by the coding sequence ATGAAGATTTCTATATGTGGAAAAGGTGGATGTGGAAAAAGTACAATATCTTCTTTAATTGCAAAAGAATTTGCTAAAAAAGGTTACAATGTTTTAGTAATTGATGGAGATGAATCTAATATCAGTTTGCACAAATTTTTAGGGATGAATCAACCAAAAGATTTTATAGAATACTTAGGCGGCAGAAAAATTTTCATGCAAAAGGTAAAATCTAAAAAAAATGTTGATTTATTTGATGAAATGACAATTGACGATTTACCAAAAGATTACATAGTTGAGAAAGACAATATAAAACTTTTAGCTATGGGTAAAATCCACGATTTTGGAGAAGGTTGTGCATGTCCAATGGGTGTTTTATTAAGAGAACTATTAAAGAGTTTAAAATTGAAAGATAATGAAATAGTTATCGTAGATACTGAGGCTGGAATTGAGCATTTTGGAAGAGGTGTTGAAGGAGGCTGTGATATAATTATTGGAATCGTTGATCCAACTTATGAGTCTATAAGATTGGCAAAAAAAATAGAGGAAATTGGAGAAAAACTTGGTAAGAAAGTTTATTTCATAGTAAATAAGGTAGATGATGAAACTAAAGATTTAGTACTCGAAAATATTAACAAAGATAAAGTAATAGCTATAATTCCTACAAACAAAGATATAGTAAAATTGTGTCTAAGAGGGGAAGAGCTAAATATTGAACTTCCAGAAATTAACAAAGTAGTCGAATTTTTAATTAACCAAAATTAA